In Candidatus Babeliales bacterium, the following proteins share a genomic window:
- a CDS encoding glycosyltransferase family 39 protein translates to MNLNALKKSLPEISSCVFVRIGTGTIILMMILMGIVQVYAPFDQDEIEAVHTAWKIIHDGVIYRDFFQHHHPLLYYLLVPVIKLFGEVFRTLLIIRMIVFFQYFLIGLVTYFLSKRLFNAEIAMLSAYLLLTAMIFTKLLQIRPDGPQVLCGMISLLFLFNFFEQQKKLKRWAQLVISALFLSLSFLFLQKAIFLIAAIAVIFLLQVYKREISFLECVVYAVAFLAPIIGYFAYLSVVGAWELYYKFNWLLNAMHTGRFLPFYTLQLLATSQLLCACYPIGIFYYLETYYQKIIAWCSVWLLFAAIVIAKFSYAQYYAPAIPLMAMIAGCAIYKICLGNPYKMLMIMFALTWGSIIGNSYQVVKMAVKGINRESHEKINFVLNNAPEGSSVYDGKSFFNLFRHDIDFFWFEARMNHEKSDLIPIYERLTGNKYDVHMAIEKHKPVIISSYYIDLSSEFIVSNYERSVPLYDLFLKTTFLKR, encoded by the coding sequence ATGAATCTAAACGCGCTTAAAAAGTCTTTACCAGAAATTTCTTCATGCGTATTCGTGCGCATTGGGACTGGCACCATTATTTTGATGATGATTTTGATGGGTATTGTGCAAGTCTACGCTCCTTTTGACCAAGATGAGATTGAAGCGGTGCATACCGCATGGAAAATAATTCATGATGGCGTAATTTATCGAGATTTTTTTCAGCATCACCATCCGCTCTTGTATTATTTATTAGTTCCGGTGATCAAACTATTTGGCGAGGTATTTCGTACACTGTTAATTATTCGTATGATTGTTTTTTTCCAATATTTTTTAATTGGGCTCGTTACCTATTTTCTTTCCAAGCGTTTATTTAATGCAGAAATTGCGATGCTCAGCGCTTATTTATTATTAACAGCAATGATTTTTACCAAACTTTTGCAAATCAGGCCAGACGGCCCGCAAGTTTTGTGCGGCATGATTTCGTTATTGTTTTTATTTAATTTTTTCGAACAACAGAAAAAATTAAAGCGTTGGGCGCAGCTCGTGATAAGCGCATTATTTTTATCGCTCTCTTTTTTGTTTTTGCAAAAAGCGATTTTTTTGATCGCGGCAATAGCTGTAATTTTTCTGCTGCAGGTTTATAAGCGAGAAATTTCTTTTTTAGAATGCGTTGTTTATGCGGTCGCTTTTTTGGCGCCAATCATTGGTTATTTTGCCTACTTATCGGTTGTTGGGGCTTGGGAGCTGTATTATAAATTTAATTGGCTGCTCAATGCGATGCATACCGGTAGGTTTTTGCCATTTTATACGTTGCAACTCTTGGCAACGAGTCAATTGCTATGCGCATGTTATCCAATTGGCATTTTTTATTATCTTGAAACCTATTATCAAAAAATAATTGCATGGTGCTCAGTTTGGCTTTTATTTGCTGCAATCGTTATTGCAAAATTTTCGTATGCGCAATATTATGCACCCGCAATTCCGCTCATGGCGATGATCGCAGGCTGTGCGATTTATAAGATATGCTTAGGAAATCCCTATAAAATGCTCATGATTATGTTTGCACTTACGTGGGGATCAATAATTGGAAACAGCTATCAAGTTGTAAAAATGGCTGTGAAAGGAATTAATCGCGAGTCGCATGAAAAAATTAATTTTGTGCTAAATAATGCTCCCGAAGGTTCATCGGTTTACGATGGAAAAAGTTTTTTTAACCTGTTTCGGCACGATATCGATTTCTTTTGGTTTGAAGCGCGGATGAATCATGAGAAATCTGATTTAATTCCAATTTATGAGAGACTGACCGGAAATAAATATGATGTGCATATGGCGATTGAAAAACATAAACCTGTGATAATCTCAAGTTATTATATAGATCTTTCCAGTGAGTTTATCGTGTCCAATTACGAACGGTCAGTTCCATTGTATGATCTGTTTCTAAAAACCACGTTCCTAAAACGCTAA